The following are encoded in a window of Arvicanthis niloticus isolate mArvNil1 chromosome 1, mArvNil1.pat.X, whole genome shotgun sequence genomic DNA:
- the Pabir1 gene encoding PPP2R1A-PPP2R2A-interacting phosphatase regulator 1, whose translation MAQEKMELDLELPAGTGASPAEGGGPGGGGLRRSNSAPLIHGLSDSSPVFQAEAPSARRNSTTFPSRHGLLLPASPVRMHSSRLHQIKQEEGMDLINRETVHEREVQTAMQISHSWEESFSLSDNDVEKSASPKRIDFIPVSPAPSPTRGIGKQCFSPSLQSFVSSNGLPPSPIPSPTTRFTTRRSQSPINCIRPSVLGPLKRKCEMETDYQPKRFFQGITNMLSSDVAQLSDPGVCVSSDTLDGNSSSAGSSCNSPAKVSTTTDSPVSPAQAASPFIPVDELSSK comes from the coding sequence ATGGCTCAGGAGAAGATGGAGCTGGATCTGGAGCTGCCCGCGGGCACGGGCGCGAGCCCGGCGGAGGGCGGCGGCCCGGGCGGCGGGGGCCTCCGGAGGTCTAACAGCGCCCCCCTGATCCACGGCCTCAGCGACTCCTCGCCGGTGTTCCAGGCCGAGGCGCCCAGCGCCAGGCGGAACAGCACGACGTTCCCGAGCCGCCACGGCCTGCTGCTCCCGGCCTCACCGGTCCGAATGCACAGCAGCCGCCTGCACCAGATCAAACAGGAGGAGGGCATGGACCTGATCAACCGAGAGACGGTCCACGAGCGCGAGGTGCAGACCGCAATGCAGATAAGCCACTCCTGGGAGGAAAGTTTCAGCCTGAGTGACAACGACGTGGAGAAATCCGCCTCCCCAAAGCGCATCGATTTCATTCCGGTGTCTCCAGCACCGTCACCCACCCGGGGAATTGGGAAGCAGTGTTTTTCACCGTCCTTGCAAAGTTTTGTGAGTAGCAACGGATTGCCTCCAAGTCCTATTCCCAGTCCAACCACCCGATTTACTACCCGGAGAAGCCAGAGTCCCATCAACTGCATTAGACCAAGTGTTCTTGGaccattgaaaagaaaatgtgaaatggaAACTGATTATCAGCCAAAGAGATTTTTCCAGGGCATCACCAACATGCTTTCTTCTGACGTTGCACAGCTGTCAGACCccggtgtgtgtgtatcttccgATACCCTGGATGGAAACAGCAGCAGTGCCGGATCTTCTTGTAACTCACCAGCGAAAGTCAGCACTACCACCGACTCTCCTGTGTCGCCTGCCCAAGCAGCCTCCCCCTTTATTCCAGTAGATGAACTTTCTTCAAAATGA